The following DNA comes from Peribacillus sp. FSL E2-0218.
TGATTTCAAATGACACCGATCTGAAAAACTTCATTACACATGTTAAATTCCAAAATATACATTGGCTCTCAAGTCGGTTTCTCGAAATTTTCGGTGCCGAAAAAAAACCATATATACTGGACTGTGCCATCCTTTATTCAGGGATGATGCACCAAACGATCCATTTTAACGCGATGGCTAAGGAGCCTGATTTCAACCCTACAGAAATCATCCGATATTGTGTCGATAGGATTACAACCATTTTCGAAGATGTGAGCCGAGCCAACGCACAGCTTTTGGAACCGGATGTCATCAAGCAATGGCTGCCTGAAATGTTCCATACACAGCAGGATTTTCATACAGCACTCCTGAACTCTGCTAATGCCTTAAAAAAAATGATCTTCAAGCTTTGTCAGGATGATGAAGCAGAACGTGTAAAAAACCTGAAATTAATCCACTTTGTCCAAGAGGAGTTTCTACAAAACACCGATCCGCGCATCTTTCTCATTGAAAGCGCCCTGCTGTCTTTAAGTAACAACCCAAAGCTTAAGGATACGGAGGAATTGAGTACATTCGAAAAGATCGTTGCCAATAGCTAAGGAGAAGTGAAGCTGTATCGTGTGAGCTTGGCTTGATAATGGTGAAGCGAAAGAGGATTAATCCCCCTTTTGCCGGCAAACGGAGACTCCTATCATGGGGTCTTTTGCTTTTGGCAAAGGAATCGGCACCATGATTCTCTTTTTTTGTGACAATTCTGCAAACATATAACTGATTTCATGAAATTTTAGTATAATGGCTTGTAGTAGAGTGACTTCAGGAGGAGTTTTTCATGAATATAATCATGCGTTTTCTTATCAACGGGTTAGTATTGCTCGTTATTGACTGGCTTCTCGACTCCATCACGATCAAATCTTACGGTACAGCCCTGCTGGCGGTTTTCATATTATCCATCATGAACTTGCTGGTCAGACCCATATTACAGCTGATTACATTGCCGATCACCATCCTGACCTTCGGATTGTTTTCGTTCATTATCAATGCCTTCACATTCCAAATCACTTCCTACGTAGTCAGTGGCTTTGACATATATTCCTTTTGGGGAGCTTTAATCGGATCGTTGTTATTGAGTTTCATTCAAAGCCTGCTCATAAAAAAGAATAAAAAAAACCGTCAGTAGGCTGCTGGCGGTTTTTTCGCATCCGATCACCTTTCTTAACAAGCTTCGATATTTCCCGGGCTATTCCCCTATATTCCGCCAGCCATCACTAGCTGTATTCTCTCATTTTTGACAAACCAGAAGGAAAAAACGGGTTCCACCCATAATCTTACATATACATGCCATTTCCCCTGGAAATGAACATGAATCGATTTATGGAGGAATAACATGTTCAGAAAACATGAACCAAGATTTATCCTTTCCCTTTTATTCGTGCTTGCTTTCTTTATTCCCGTTCTTACCGGCGCCTCATCATCCGCAGCGGCTGGAGCTGGCTCTTTGTCCTCTCCTTATTCCGTCGCCCAGGCCATTTCCAATCAAGACGGCGCAATCAAGACGGTCTCTGGGTATGTGGTGGGTCAGCCAACTTCTGCCAATGTAGTCATAACGAGCGGCTACCCAAACGATTATGCCTTGGCATTAGCTGACAGCCCTTCGGAAACAAACATGACCAACATGGCGTATATTCAGGTTCCCGCCTCTTTTCGCCCTGAATTCGGATTAAAATCGAACCCTGCTTTAAAAGGGAAAAAAGTAACGATTACCGGTGTGCTTGGTGCATATTTCAGCCATCCAGGCATAAAGAATGTAACTGCGATACAATCAAGTGACGCTTCAGTTCCAGGGACACCAGGGGCGGGCTCATACTATGACACTGCGATTGGAAAAACAGGTTCTGCGCTAAAGAGTGCACTTCATGAAATCATCGATGACCATGATGAAATATCGTACGATAATGTATGGGGCGCTTTACGGGAAACCGATGAGGATCCGAATAACCCCTATAATGTCATTCTTCTATATACAGGCCGTTCTCAAGGAAAGACGGTGAATGGATCTGGCGTCAATGATTGGAATCGTGAGCATGTTTGGGCAAAATCACATGGAAACTTCGGGACCACTTTAGGACCAGGCACCGATTTACATCATCTTCGCCCAGCTGATGTTTCGGTCAACAGTACCAGAAACAACCTTGATTTCGATAATGGCGGTTCCGAACACTCGGAAGCGAAAGGGAACTATTATGACTCGGATTCATGGGAGCCGCGCGATAGCGTCAAGGGCGACGTTGCCAGAATGCTATTTTATATGGCGGTCCGTTATGAGGGGGATGGCGGGGAAATAGATTTGGAGCTGAATAATCAAGTGAACAATGGCACTGCCCCCTATCATGGGAAATTGTCCGTCCTGCTGCAATGGAATGCACAGGATCCAGTGGATGCCTTCGAGCGGAACAGAAATGAGGTCATTTATAATAAATATCAGCATAATCGAAACCCATTCATCGATCATCCGGAATGGGCCTCCGCCATCTGGCAATAATCATGTTAAAGGGCTGTTCCTTGAAAATGGGACAGCCCTTTCCACTTACGAAGTCTTAATTTTTAGAAAAATCACATATTTTAACTTTGTTTAAATAACAATATAATTGGATATTAATAAATTTACATGACGAATAATAAACTAGATTGCTTAAATGGTAAGCGTTTTCATTTTTTTCTTTACAATCTATCTATTAAAATATATTATTTAGTTGTAATATTATGTGAAAAATCAATAAATAATACGTAAGCGGCTCTACTAGTGATAAAATGCTAGATAGGAAGATGAAACTCCAACATAGAAAAGGGGAAAACTATGCAAAACTCCAAAGAATCTCAATTGCACAGAGGATTGGAAGAAAGACATATCGCATTAATGTCTCTTGGTGCAGCCATTGGTGTCGGTCTATTTCTAGGCTCGGCATCAGCAATTAAATTGGCCGGTCCTGCCATAATCATTTCCTATGCCATTGGCGGCCTCATGATCTATCTTATCATGCGGGCACTGGGAGAAATGGCGATAAAAAATCCGGTCGCAGGCTCTTTTAGCCGCTATGCGAGCGAATTTGTCGGACCTCTTGCCGGCTATATCACCGGTTGGAACTATTGGTTCGTTTGGATAGCCACCTGTATGGCTGAAATTACGGCGGTCGGGATTTACATGCAATTCTGGTTCCCTGGAACCCCGCAGTGGGCATGGGCTTTAGCCGCTCTAGCCATCATGACGACCATCAACTTTCTTGCTGTAAAGGCATACGGTGAATTGGAGTTTTGGTTCGCCCTCGTTAAAATCGTTACGATCATCCTTATGATCGTTCTTGGCTTTGGAATGATCATCTTCGGATTGGGGAACGGCGGAATCGCGGTTGGATTCGGCAATCTTGTGGAACACGGAGGATTTTTCCCTAATGGCATTTCCGGTGTCATGCTCTCTTTCCAAATGGTCATGTTCGCGTACTTGGGAATTGAAATGCTCGGTGTAACCGCCGGTGAAGTCAAAAATCCTGAAAAATCTTTAAAAAGAGCCATCGATACGGTCTTTTATCGTATTTTACTTTTTTACGTCCTAGCTCTTACGGTCATTCTATCGATCACTCCGTGGGATCAAATGAATGGTAAAGACAGTCCATTCGTGATGATGTTCGACAAAATCGGCATACCGGGTGCAGCAGGAATCATTCAGTTCGTCGTTCTGACTGCGGCCCTATCATCCTGTAACAGCGGTATCTTCAGTACCGGGAGAATGTTGTTCAACCTGGCGCAGCAAGGTGAATCACCTAAAAGCTTCGAGCGTACGACAAAATCGGGCGTTCCTGGCGTGGCCATTATCGTTTCGGCTGTCGTGCTTCTTTTCGGTGTCTACCTGAATTACATGGAAGCGGATAAGGTTTTCAGTTACGTTACAAGTGTCGCTACATTCGGTGCACTTTGGACATGGGGAACCATACTTATCACGCAAATCATCTCAAGGCGGAAAATGAGTCCGGGGGAAAAACAAGGCTTATCCTATAAGATGCCCCTTTTCCCATTCACTTCTTATTTAACGCTTGCTTTCTTGGTATTCGTAATGGTTATACTCGGCTTTTCGGCAGATACAAGAATCGCCCTGATCGTCGGTCCGATTTGGATCATACTGCTGGTAGTCTTGTATTATGTGACAGGCTTGCATAAACGAAAAAGATAAAGAAAGGGAGAGTGCCCTATCAAGTTTGGGCACTCTCTTTTTTTTACGCTTATTTTTCCCTTCTTCTTCTCATCACCCAGTGGACCAACAGACCCGCCATCCCTAAAATAACGAGGATCGGCAAGTTTCCGATGATAAATACGATGATTCCTGAACCGGCTTTAAGCAAAAGATTCGCACTTGTTGCAAGCTGTTTCTTCGTTCGCTCCCAAGTATTCAATTCCGCTTTATCAATGCCCGGTACAATGATGCCATCCTGTGCGAGCGTAATCGTGACCGTTGAATAGGACGTTTGGTTTTCCAAATATTTCATTTGCCCGGTCAGCTGCTCCATTTCTTCTTGAACCGCGGCAAGATCAGTGGATATTTTCAGCAGATCTTCCGTCTTTTCGGCTTCCTGCATGAAAGCGAGCAGCCGTTCCTCGACAGTCTTCTTTGACTTCAGTCTTGCTTTTAGATCCACATATTGCTCCGTTACATCCTGGCCGGTCACATTTCTTCCGACCACTTTCGAAGCTTCCCCTTCGCTAACGGCAAGAAAATCCTGAAAACGGGCTTCCGGCACTCGTACCGTTATCGTTCCCTCCATCTTTTCTTCATTTTCCCGGTACACATTGGACTCGACGACATAGCCTCCGTATTCCTCCGCCATCTCCTCTATCCTCTGCTGTACCTTTTCCAGGTCCTTTACCTTCCATTCAAGCTGAGCTTGATGGATGACCTTCCTCTCGGCCGTGATATCTTCTTGTTTCGCCACTTCTTCTTTCGGCTCCTTATCGCCGGAAAAGGAAGCATCCATTTTACTACTCGCCTTATCATCTCCCGATTCGGACACTGAATTATCACCTTCATTGTTGCTGCATGCCGCAAGCAAAAGGAACAAGCTGAATATAAGCATCATTTTTTTCCGGTTCATCGTCATTCCTCCTTTTCTTACTAGTACCGACGAGAATGATGGAAAAAAGTTACACTGCTTGCAGAGCTGTTTTTGCCTGAACCAAAAAACGGCGCCTTCGAGCTTTCCCAACACAAAAAAAGAGGGCGTCCAACGTATGCCGGAACGCTCCCCCTTTCTTCATTACTTATTGATATTCGTAATTCTGTGCTCGATCTCCGCTTTGATTTTTCCGCCTTTGAACGTTTCTTTCACATAGTTAACGAAGGCTTCTAGATCAGCGTGTCCAAATACACGTTCTTTTCCTTTCAGGACGGTATAGTTATCGCCGCCGCTTGCCATGAAGTCATTGACGGTCACTGTGTAGGTTTCGTCATCCTTGATCGGGGTGCCGTCCGCCTTCTTCAATAATGTGACACGCTCCGTGACCGGCTTACTGAAGTCAGCTGTATAGCTCAATCCTGAAATTTGCAGCGTTTTCGGAGCTCCTTCCACGATCCATTGCTGTTGAAGCAACGTTTTCACTTCCGCTCCTGTAAGCTCAAGCTTAACCAAGACATTGCCGAACGGCTGGATTTTCGCTAAATCAGAAAAAGTGACTTCACCCTTCGGAATGTCCGCACGAATTCCGCCTGGATTCATGAAAGCGAAATCGGAATTCAAATCGGCCTTCATTGAATCGGCGATTAAATTTCCAAGTGCCGTTTCCTCTGTGTAGGCATTGGTTCTTAAGATCTTCTCTTCCGTTGTCCCAAGCGGTGCTTTCAGCTCTGGGAACATATCCAAATAATCATTGATGAATTTTGTCGTCCCTGCATCAGCCGTGATGCCATCTTGTGTGACGGTCACGATTTCAGCGGACTTTTTGACAATATCCTTTGTCGCTGGATCGATTTCCAAATCGACATCTTCGAAAGCCGTCCCATAGGAATAAGCTTGGACAATCAATTTATTATCGACATAGTTGTTGACCTTGGCATGGTTATCACCGGCTAAGATCACATCGACTTCATCATCAACGGCTTTAGCTAGTTCAGCCACTTCACCTGTGATGACTCCGTCTTTTTCAGTGCCTGGGTCATGCGAGATGATGACGATCGATTTGACGCCTTTTTCCTTCAATTCAGCAACCGCCTTATTCACGGCAGGTGCCTGTTCGATGAATTCCACATTCTTAATGCCATCGGGGCTGACTTTCTGAGGTGTCGCATTCGTGACCACTCCGATGAAGCCAATATCAATTCCGCCGACCTTTTTTATGACATAAGGATCCAAAATGGGCTTTTTTGTATCCTTATATACAACATTGGCAACCACATATGGAAAATTCAATTTATCAAACACGACATCGGAGGTAGGTGACTTGCCGCCATTGATCTGGGCCATCAAGGTTTCCACCCCTTTATCGAACTCATGATTCCCGACGGTGCCGACATCGAATTTCATATCATTCAAAAATTGAAGCGTCGGTTTATCCTGGACCAAAGAAGATACCGGGGAACTTGCCCCGACTGCATCGCCTGCCGATAGTAAAAGAGTATTCGCAGGGTTTTCCGCTTTACGCTGCTTCAGGTGCGCTGCCAAATAATCCGCACGCCCTTGCTTGATGCCGCCAAAATCGGAGGTCATATCGAGTTGGCCGTGAAAATCATTAATACCGAGCAATTGCACTTTGACATTTTCTTTTCCTAGATTGAATTTGTAAATGCCGAAGCCTTTATCGTCCTTTTTCCCTGTATAAGAGATCGGGCTGTTTTCATTTAAATATTCCGCACCCTTTGGCGATGATGGGAAAGTCACATTCACCTTGCCGGAAATCGGGGCAATCGACCAGTTATTATCAGCGGTTGGATTGATTTCACCCTCTTGCGTGATGTAATCCATCAAGATTTGGCGATTTTCGTCCGCAGAATCGACTACATACTCGCTTCCCTTCACTCCTGGGAAGTTACCCCCGCCTGAAGCGCGGTAGTTATTCGTCACGACGATGAAATCCTGGTTCGGATCGATTGGTTCACCGTTATATTTCAACTCGGCAATCCTGCTTGAATCCGACACCTTCGTTCCTTTTTCATCATAGCGCGGAGCCTTGGTGACATCGATTTGATAGGTTACTCCGTCGATGACGTCAAAATTATAGACGGCAAACTTTCCATTGAGCAATTCCTGCTCCTCAGTTTTGGCAGGATCGATCGTATTATATTTCCCTGCCGACATCTCAAGCCATTCCTTAACGACGGAACCTTTGATTTTGATAGCCTTTAACGTATTGTCATATAAATATAAATCACCGGCGCTGCGAATGGTCAGACCGCCTTGTTTGATATCCGTGAATTCCTCGACTCCATTGCGTCCCGCTTTAAAAGGAGCCCCTACAGAAAGGATCGGAAGGTCTTTGTATTCTGGACGGTTGTTTTTGATGTATTTCTCTACATACCATTTCTGGGCGCTTGTCACGACTTGTACGGAAGGATCATCCTGTACAAGGGCGAAGTAGCTATGGATCGGTGCTGTAGTCGTTCCAATCGGTGTATTGACATACTTGATCGTACCTTCGTGATCCTTTTTGACCGCTTTGACGACAGCCGGATCTTCAGCCGCTTTTTTCCCTGTCACTTTGTCGTTGATCGCGCGTGTTGATGAATCCGAATGAACGACTTTCCATTTTCCTTTGATATTCTGGATATCCAGGTCGATGATGCCCAGATTACTGCCGCCATATCCCGCTTGAACGGCCGGCACCCCATTTATGGTCCCTTTTTTATTATCGACACCTTTGAGGACCTTGCCTTGGCCATCCTTAAATAGACTGTCTAACGACGCTTCATCTTGTGCCGGAAAGACTTTATGTGTATGGGAGAACGTGATTGCATCGATACCGGAAACCTTGCTTAATGAATAGATGACATCCTCGGTATTCTTGGTGTCGCCATTGAATCCGGAGTGTGTAAGCGCCACGATCACATCCGCACCCTTTTTCTTCATTTCAGGAATATACTTGTTCGCAGTCGCGATGATTTCTTTCGTAATGACCTTGCCTTCAAGATTCGCTTTATCCCAATCCATGATTTGCGGCGGAGCGAATCCGATATAGCCTATCTTTACCGCTTTTTCATTCCCATTGATATCCTTTACCTTCTTGGTGACGATTTTATAAGGCGTATATTTATTTTTATCATTTTTCGGATCTTTGTCTTTATCTTTTTTATAGATATTCGCATTGACATAAGGGAAGTTTGCATCGTTGATGGCTTCGTCCAAATAAGATAAACCATAATTGAATTCGTGATTGCCGAATGTGGCCATATCATAATCAAGCAGGTTCATCGCTTTATAGACAGGGTGGACCTCGCCCTTTTTCAGTGGTGCTATCTTCGCTTTATACGTACCTAGCGGCGTGCCTTGAATAAGGTCGCCATTATCCACCAACACACTATTCTTCACTTCTTTTCGTGCTTGCTTGATCAAGGTCGCCGTGCGGGCAAAGCCGACCGATTCCGATGCGGCATCTTTGTAATAATCATAGCCCATCAGGTTCGTGTGTATATCGGTCGTTTCCATGATCCTCAATTCGAATGGTGCATCTGAAACGGAGGTTGCCAGACTGTTTCCGAAGTTGCTCGTATTGCCGTTATACTTGGAAACCACCGATACCTTGACCCAATCACCCGATTGGTACGAGTTGAAGTATGCAGAGAATTTTTGGGCCGATTTAATATCCGTCTCAATGGCTGACTGTGAAACGACCTTCGTCCCATGCATCAGCTGGAAGACAACGCTTTCATTTCCTTTGTTGCCTTTTTTCGGGGTGACGGTTACAGTCGCCTTGGTCCCTTTTGCGTAACTAACGGCAGGAGCCGATATGACGAATGGTTTGGCCGCCGGCTTTTTGGATGCCTCTTTGGCCGATGTCTCCCCCGGCACGGCAAATGGAGCCGTAATCAAACTTACAGCAAGCATAGGGGCGAGCATTTTTTTAACTTGAATCTTGAACGACATACTTCACAACCCTTCTAGTTTTGTAAAATGCTAGAATAATATACCATGATTTTGTCGAAAAAACGTCACATTTTGCGGTAATATTTAGAATCTTGGATAATTGGTACTATTTATCTATTTATTTTCACATTTTTGGCACCTTTTACCGGTATTTTTTGCCAGAATCCATGAATTACTTGGGGAAAAAGTCGCTTCAATATGGGCGAACCAAGCGACAAATAGCTTTTCAAGCATAATTTGACCAGATTGCCATTCGAGTCTTGCAACCTCAAAAAAACCGCAGGAAAATTACTCCTGCAGCCTGACACTCAATGAACCTGCAAATGCCGCTCGATCAAGCTTGCGGATACCGGCTCGATCCCCAGCTCCCTCGACCAGATGGACAACTGTCCGATATGGTGGATTTCATGCGCTATCAGATGGTTCAATATTCTGTTCTTATCATATAGCCGGCCGCCCATCCAAGCTGGTTCAATCATTTCATGCCCATCATCGAATGAAGGAGATTTCAAATAACCTATCACTTCATGGTGGTAACGCTTGGATAATTCCTCCACTTTTTCGATGGTAGTATAAGCATCCAGGTTTATTTCGACATCCGCCTTCCCCTGTATAGCCCGGATCCAGCTGCATTCGACATCGATAATATGGGCCAGCGTCCGTAAAATGGTGCCCACCCCTCCCGTTCGCTGCCGGTTAAGTTCCTCATTCGCCAAGGGCCGGCACCATTCGATCCACTCATTTCGCACCTGCCAGTTATACGTGAATAATGTCAGCATTCCACTCCCCCTCATTCACTTCAGCCCTTCGTATCGGTAATAATCCTGGCGTTGAATCGTCTTGAATCCGCAAGATTCATAGAGTTTCAACGCATGATCATTCGTTGCCTCGACCTCGAGGAAAATATCATATCCGAGCTGGGATTGTTCGGCCACAAGCTTTTTCAATACCTTTCTGCCAAGTCCCCTTCCCTGATATTCCGGCAGGATGGAGAATCCATAAATCCAGGCTTCACCGCCTGAGTGATCAACACGGATCTTACCGACCGCCCGGCCATCCTTTTCAATCATCATCGTTTTCAACGTATCCTCGTAGAGAATGCGCTGATAATAATCCCGTGCCTCTTTTTCCGTAAAATGAAAGCAGTGGATATCCAGCAGGATTTCCGTTTCTTCATCGTTTCTCCGGGAAGGGCGAATGACGACATCTTCATATTCACCCAGCTCCATTTGGGCCCATTTCATTTGATATTCGGAAAAAGCAAGCTGACATGGCACCTGTGCCAAAAAACCTTTTCCGGAAGGTGATTGGGCGGGTGAATTCAAGATGATCAACTTATTTTCCCGCTTCATTGCACTTCCTATGGCCTCTTCCATCATATTTGTGAAGATTCCCTGCCTCCGGAACTCCGGATGCACCATCCCGCACATCTCGATTTTGTTCCCAAAATCATAAAGGCCAAGAAAACCTACCAGGTTCGAGCCAACATAATGAAAAAAATCATTTTGATGAACACCATTACGACTGCGAAGAGTTTCCCAGTTCAGCTTTAATGTGAACTCACTCCTTTCACATTCCTCTTGGAGAATTCGAATATCTTCCAGCTGTTTTTCTTTCAAGATTGTCACCCCTTTTCCATACTATCAGTTTATTACAAAAAATAAGAAAAACAGCACCCCTTTATGGGATGCCGCAAAGTTTTTGTAAGTTTTTTGAAAATGTTGTTTTTTTAAAAGTATTTTCACTTTAATTCATAAAACTAAAATCGTACAAGAGGAGGATTTCACATCTAATTCCATGGACGGATGAATTATTGTAGTAAAATGATTCCATTTGAGGATTATTTTTTACCTATTTTATGTTATATTCCAAATAATGGTTGAGTTTTTTTATTTGACTATATAAGGAGGGATATTGAGACACATTAGACCCATTTCTTTATACCCGAATTCCGGATTCCCTTTCACAAGAACCCGAAACTCGGTTTTACCACCTAGCACATGACGTCCTGAGGTTATCGTTTCGTTTTATGAGCGGACTTTTTTAAGTTCTCTACGTCCGTTGTCAGTTCTTTTAATTGTTTACCGAAGCGGAAGAGCAAAAACATAGAAACGACGAATGGATAGCCAAATTCGCTAACTAATGACACCCACACAGTAGCATCCTCAATCATCATCCTCTTCACCCCATTTCATGTATCTGATATCTAAAGTGAAACTTGTTTAAAAAAATCAATCTAGCACTATTGATTCATGGAAAAAAGAACGAATGTTCGTATATAATTGATTTATTCCCCTTGTCTATCACTTTAATAATTAAAGGAGGGATAACAATGAACCCATCAACTTCTCATTTTTTTTCTCATTCATTAGAGTTCTTACAGCAACAGTACTCATCTTTCTTTGAACAACCGATCATTCACGTATTTTTACAAAACCCTGAGCATATGAAGATTCTCACCGAGACTCTTGACTCCCCTTCTTCTCACAACATATGTCATCTCAACGAGACTTTCCAAATTTTCTATTACCGGGCTAAGGTATATAAATACATGTGCTCCTTGATTTATTTTTTCTCCGTTGATTTTGATAAAAGGGTACGCAAGCAGCGGGAACGCTATCGAATGGTACTTGATGCCGCACCGAGCGATGCCGTGAGAATGATCGATCGAATCGGCAATTATGACGGTCAGCTTGAAAAAATGGGGGAAACGAATGATCTCTCCTCACATATCAGTGATGAAGAGATGATAAAGGCCTTGCAGAAGTTAACGGCCAAACAAAACCTGGTACTGACCATGATCTTTTCTTATGGACTATCCAATAAAGAGATTGCTGCCTATTTCCATGAGTCACCCCAGAATATTTCCAGCATCCGCAAACAAGCACTCAAAAAGCTCCGAAAGCACTATATGGATGAGGTATATGATAGAAAGGAGAAAAGCCATTGTGGATAGTAAACTTTCTAAAGAAGAGCTGATGAACTTAATCAATTCTCTGAATCCAAAAATAAAAAAATCATTAAAAAACACAAACTATCAAGACCGGAGCGACCTCGAGCAAGAGATCAAGCTCAAAATCATTGAATCCTATGAAAAGATCGCCGCCATCGAAGCACCCAATTTCGAGGAGTTCCTTGCCGAATTCTTGACTAAGCAAAAACAATGAAAAAGCACCAAGTCCGGATCATGCCGGACTTGGTGCTTTTTTAATCAATAAGCTGGCTTCAAGGTCAGCTTATCACCTTTTGGATCATTCATTACCGTTTGGTGATATGTCCCATCTGCCCAATCGTCAAGCTGATCGTGGTACCATTCGCTTTTGACGTTACCTGATTGGCCAGGTCCAACGAGGTGATAGGCCTTGCTCATGTCGGATAGATCCATGACGAATCTCCAGGATCCGCCATGATTGACGGTACCGTCCTCCAAAAATGCCGCTGCCTGCACAGTGACGCTGCTGCCGCCTACCGGCACACCGCCGTCGCTGTTAAACAAATAATTTAACGGCGTGACGCTCGATAGCGGATGGTTGAACCTTACCTGATGGTAGTCCCCCCATTCCCAATCCGCTATATCGTTCCCCTGTGTTTCTTCCAATTCCTTTAACGTCTGCTGCAGCGACTTGGCAAGCACCTGC
Coding sequences within:
- a CDS encoding bifunctional 2',3'-cyclic-nucleotide 2'-phosphodiesterase/3'-nucleotidase; translated protein: MSFKIQVKKMLAPMLAVSLITAPFAVPGETSAKEASKKPAAKPFVISAPAVSYAKGTKATVTVTPKKGNKGNESVVFQLMHGTKVVSQSAIETDIKSAQKFSAYFNSYQSGDWVKVSVVSKYNGNTSNFGNSLATSVSDAPFELRIMETTDIHTNLMGYDYYKDAASESVGFARTATLIKQARKEVKNSVLVDNGDLIQGTPLGTYKAKIAPLKKGEVHPVYKAMNLLDYDMATFGNHEFNYGLSYLDEAINDANFPYVNANIYKKDKDKDPKNDKNKYTPYKIVTKKVKDINGNEKAVKIGYIGFAPPQIMDWDKANLEGKVITKEIIATANKYIPEMKKKGADVIVALTHSGFNGDTKNTEDVIYSLSKVSGIDAITFSHTHKVFPAQDEASLDSLFKDGQGKVLKGVDNKKGTINGVPAVQAGYGGSNLGIIDLDIQNIKGKWKVVHSDSSTRAINDKVTGKKAAEDPAVVKAVKKDHEGTIKYVNTPIGTTTAPIHSYFALVQDDPSVQVVTSAQKWYVEKYIKNNRPEYKDLPILSVGAPFKAGRNGVEEFTDIKQGGLTIRSAGDLYLYDNTLKAIKIKGSVVKEWLEMSAGKYNTIDPAKTEEQELLNGKFAVYNFDVIDGVTYQIDVTKAPRYDEKGTKVSDSSRIAELKYNGEPIDPNQDFIVVTNNYRASGGGNFPGVKGSEYVVDSADENRQILMDYITQEGEINPTADNNWSIAPISGKVNVTFPSSPKGAEYLNENSPISYTGKKDDKGFGIYKFNLGKENVKVQLLGINDFHGQLDMTSDFGGIKQGRADYLAAHLKQRKAENPANTLLLSAGDAVGASSPVSSLVQDKPTLQFLNDMKFDVGTVGNHEFDKGVETLMAQINGGKSPTSDVVFDKLNFPYVVANVVYKDTKKPILDPYVIKKVGGIDIGFIGVVTNATPQKVSPDGIKNVEFIEQAPAVNKAVAELKEKGVKSIVIISHDPGTEKDGVITGEVAELAKAVDDEVDVILAGDNHAKVNNYVDNKLIVQAYSYGTAFEDVDLEIDPATKDIVKKSAEIVTVTQDGITADAGTTKFINDYLDMFPELKAPLGTTEEKILRTNAYTEETALGNLIADSMKADLNSDFAFMNPGGIRADIPKGEVTFSDLAKIQPFGNVLVKLELTGAEVKTLLQQQWIVEGAPKTLQISGLSYTADFSKPVTERVTLLKKADGTPIKDDETYTVTVNDFMASGGDNYTVLKGKERVFGHADLEAFVNYVKETFKGGKIKAEIEHRITNINK
- a CDS encoding DUF4349 domain-containing protein, with the protein product MNRKKMMLIFSLFLLLAACSNNEGDNSVSESGDDKASSKMDASFSGDKEPKEEVAKQEDITAERKVIHQAQLEWKVKDLEKVQQRIEEMAEEYGGYVVESNVYRENEEKMEGTITVRVPEARFQDFLAVSEGEASKVVGRNVTGQDVTEQYVDLKARLKSKKTVEERLLAFMQEAEKTEDLLKISTDLAAVQEEMEQLTGQMKYLENQTSYSTVTITLAQDGIIVPGIDKAELNTWERTKKQLATSANLLLKAGSGIIVFIIGNLPILVILGMAGLLVHWVMRRRREK
- a CDS encoding phage holin family protein; amino-acid sequence: MNIIMRFLINGLVLLVIDWLLDSITIKSYGTALLAVFILSIMNLLVRPILQLITLPITILTFGLFSFIINAFTFQITSYVVSGFDIYSFWGALIGSLLLSFIQSLLIKKNKKNRQ
- a CDS encoding amino acid permease; its protein translation is MQNSKESQLHRGLEERHIALMSLGAAIGVGLFLGSASAIKLAGPAIIISYAIGGLMIYLIMRALGEMAIKNPVAGSFSRYASEFVGPLAGYITGWNYWFVWIATCMAEITAVGIYMQFWFPGTPQWAWALAALAIMTTINFLAVKAYGELEFWFALVKIVTIILMIVLGFGMIIFGLGNGGIAVGFGNLVEHGGFFPNGISGVMLSFQMVMFAYLGIEMLGVTAGEVKNPEKSLKRAIDTVFYRILLFYVLALTVILSITPWDQMNGKDSPFVMMFDKIGIPGAAGIIQFVVLTAALSSCNSGIFSTGRMLFNLAQQGESPKSFERTTKSGVPGVAIIVSAVVLLFGVYLNYMEADKVFSYVTSVATFGALWTWGTILITQIISRRKMSPGEKQGLSYKMPLFPFTSYLTLAFLVFVMVILGFSADTRIALIVGPIWIILLVVLYYVTGLHKRKR
- a CDS encoding endonuclease yields the protein MFRKHEPRFILSLLFVLAFFIPVLTGASSSAAAGAGSLSSPYSVAQAISNQDGAIKTVSGYVVGQPTSANVVITSGYPNDYALALADSPSETNMTNMAYIQVPASFRPEFGLKSNPALKGKKVTITGVLGAYFSHPGIKNVTAIQSSDASVPGTPGAGSYYDTAIGKTGSALKSALHEIIDDHDEISYDNVWGALRETDEDPNNPYNVILLYTGRSQGKTVNGSGVNDWNREHVWAKSHGNFGTTLGPGTDLHHLRPADVSVNSTRNNLDFDNGGSEHSEAKGNYYDSDSWEPRDSVKGDVARMLFYMAVRYEGDGGEIDLELNNQVNNGTAPYHGKLSVLLQWNAQDPVDAFERNRNEVIYNKYQHNRNPFIDHPEWASAIWQ
- a CDS encoding helix-turn-helix domain-containing protein, which codes for MNERKQLVVKYAHELFIEKGYQATSIQDILDYSRISKGTFYNYFSSKSELLKAVFVSAQEKFEKERNELLIGQNLADIEIFIKQSELQIHSNKSSKLFTLYEEIMISNDTDLKNFITHVKFQNIHWLSSRFLEIFGAEKKPYILDCAILYSGMMHQTIHFNAMAKEPDFNPTEIIRYCVDRITTIFEDVSRANAQLLEPDVIKQWLPEMFHTQQDFHTALLNSANALKKMIFKLCQDDEAERVKNLKLIHFVQEEFLQNTDPRIFLIESALLSLSNNPKLKDTEELSTFEKIVANS